A genome region from Sceloporus undulatus isolate JIND9_A2432 ecotype Alabama chromosome 1, SceUnd_v1.1, whole genome shotgun sequence includes the following:
- the MSH6 gene encoding DNA mismatch repair protein Msh6 isoform X2, with the protein MSRQSSLLNFFPPSRGRKRGGSDAEEEEDMEDLEDARRRSGKAPRSKRGSNRAPPADCDFCEFTPGDLVWAKLEGYPWWPSLVYKHPTEGILFRGRGRASRIHVQFFDDDPSRGWVSIRYIRPYAGSTGRDTQRGGVFYSSKPEIRRAMELADAAMKKDKSERLDLAVCDKPSESEEEEEEDMEVSDEGDEFSATKEVKHKNKRTAGRQRHHGKTKKRKIMDSDSDNEGSDMEFKPDEASSDENSVGIGDSETSESEINSEKKVKRPIKVPPKHTIKPTQEKEYRLPQKEYPKNDVPETPIREINLSSEILYKLASYAAPECYDYRANINGGGDTPAVWEHDKIEWLQDGKRKDGRRRRQNDPEYDPCTLFVPEDYLRNCTPGMRKWWELKSQNFDCVIFYKVGKFYELYHMDAVVGVNKLGLVFMKGTWAHSGFPEIAFDRFSNILVQKGHKVVRVEQMETPEMMEARCKSMSHPTKFDRVVHREVCRIISKGTQTYSILDGDFSETHNKYLLCVKEKCDDSAGIHRTYGVCFVDTTVGKFYLGQFLDDRHSSRFRTLLAHNTPVQILFERGNPSAETQKIMKSLLPSTVQEGLTAGSQFWNASKTLKTLIEEGYFQDKENSNSGAVLPPVIRSMTAESDSLGLTPGENSELALSALGCCVFYLKKCIIDKEILSMAKFEEYVPVDIDIGKRTKSSSIFAKTNQRMVLDGVTLANLEILENATGSAEGTLLERIDTCCTPFGRRLLKQWICAPLCNPCAISDRLDAIEDLVAEAAKMSEIRDLLKKLPDLERLLSKIHSIGSSLKDQNHPDNRAVMYEEARYSKKKIVDFLSALEGFKVVVEVISILEDIVGGFASKTLRQTVTVKSKNPEGFFPDLKAELAKWDAAFDHTTARKTGVVNPQPGFDSDYDKALEDISDVEERLRQYLEEQRKRLGIRAMMYWGAGKNRYQMEIAETAVPRDLPDEYVLKSSRKGYKRYWTKDIEQMLTDIVNAEDRRDAAQKACMKRLFYDFDKNSRDWQTAVECIAVLDVLLCLAHHSQGCDGPLSRPVILLPEDNTPPFLELKHSRHPCITKTFFGDDFIPNDIFIGVEDEKGNSENKAPCVLVTGPNMGGKSTLMRQAGLLVIMAQLGCFVPAESCRLTPVDRVFTRLGASDRIMSGESTFFVELSETSSLLQHATEHSFVLMDELGRGTATFDGTAIASAVVKELSESIKCRTMFSTHYHSLVEDYSLSPSVQLGHMACMVENESEDPSQETITFLYKFVKGACPKSYGFNAAKLANIPEEVIQKGHKKAKEFERSTVSLKLFRNLCQMADATPPSRDGLKKVLLQV; encoded by the exons ATGTCGCGCCAGAGCAGCCTCCTCAACTTCTTCCCTCCTTCGCGGGGCAGGAAGAGAGGCGGCAGCgacgccgaggaggaggaggacatggAGGACTTGGAGGACGCCCGGCGGCGCTCCGGAAAGGCCCCCCGCAGCAAGCGGGGCAGCAACAGGGCCCCGCCGGCCGACTG TGACTTCTGTGAATTTACACCTGGTGATTTAGTTTGGGCCAAGCTTGAAGGATATCCATGGTGGCCATCTCTTGTGTACAAGCATCCAACAGAAGGAATACTTTTCCGGGGCAGAGGAAGAGCATCTCGCATCCATGTACAATTTTTTGATGATGACCCATCGAGGGGCTGGGTTAGCATTAGATACATAAGACCCTATGCAG GTTCTACAGGCAGAGATACCCAGAGGGGAGGTGTGTTTTACAGTTCAAAGCCTGAGATTAGAAGAGCAATGGAACTGGCGGATGCAGCTatgaaaaaagataaaagtgagCGACTTGATCTGGCAGTGTGTGACAAACCTTCAGaaagtgaggaggaagaagaggaagatatggag GTGAGCGATGAGGGTGATGAATTTTCTGCAACAAAGGAAgtgaaacataaaaataaaaggacaGCTGGACGACAGCGACATCATGGAAAAACCAAGAAGAGAAAGATTATGGATTCAGACAGTGATAATGAAGGTTCAGACATGGAGTTTAAGCCTGATGAAGCCAGCAGTGATGAAAATAGTGTTGGAATAGGTGACAGTGAAACTTCTGAATCTGAGATAAActcagaaaagaaagtaaaacgtCCCATTAAAGTCCCACCTAAACACACCATTAAACCAACACAGGAAAAGGAATACAGACTTCCCCAGAAGGAATATCCTAAAAATGATGTTCCTGAAACTCCCATCAGAGAAATTAATCTTTCCTCTGAGATTCTGTATAAGTTAGCATCTTATGCAGCTCCTGAATGCTATGATTATCGAGCAAACATTAATGGAGGAGGAGATACTCCAGCTGTGTGGGAACATGATAAAATTGAGTGGCTCCAAGATGGTAAGCGGAAAGATGGTCGTAGGAGACGGCAGAATGATCCAGAATATGACCCATGTACTCTTTTTGTGCCAGAGGACTACCTTAGAAACTGTACGCCAGGAATGCGGAAGTGGTGGGAGCTGAAGAGCCAGAACTTTGACTGTGTTATCTTCTATAAGGTTGGAAAATTCTACGAGTTGTACCACATGGATGCTGTTGTTGGGGTTAACAAGCTTGGATTGGTGTTCATGAAAGGCACTTGGGCTCACTCAGGTTTCCCAGAAATCGCCTTTGACAGGTTCTCAAATATCCTAGTCCAGAAAGGTCACAAAGTTGTCCGTGTTGAGCAGATGGAGACTCCAGAGATGATGGAGGCACGCTGTAAATCCATGTCTCACCCAACAAAATTTGATAGAGTTGTGCACCGAGAAGTATGTAGGATAATTTCCAAAGGGACACAAACCTACAGTATTCTGGATGGTGACTTTTCCGAAACTCATAACAAGTACCTTCTTTGTGTGAAAGAAAAATGTGATGATTCTGCTGGCATCCATCGTACCTATGGGGTGTGCTTTGTCGATACAACGGTTGGAAAGTTCTACTTAGGGCAGTTCCTGGATGACCGCCATAGTTCAAGGTTTAGAACTCTTTTGGCTCATAATACTCCTGTTCAGATTCTCTTTGAGCGGGGGAACCCCTCTGCAGAAACACAGAAGATAATGAAAAGCTTACTTCCTTCTACTGTGCAAGAAGGTTTGACTGCTGGTTCTCAGTTCTGGAATGCATCCAAAACGCTAAAAACTCTCATCGAGGAAGGCTACTTCCAGGACAAGGAAAATTCAAATAGTGGAGCGGTTCTTCCTCCAGTAATCCGATCCATGACTGCAGAAAGTGACTCATTAGGACTTACTCCTGGGGAAAACAGTGAGCTTGCTCTATCAGCTCTTGGTTGTTGTGTTTTCTAccttaaaaaatgtattattgaCAAGGAAATTTTATCAATGGCAAAATTTGAAGAATATGTTCCTGTGGACATTGATATTGGAAAAAGAACAAAATCAAGTAGTATCTTTGCTAAAACAAATCAGAGGATGGTGCTGGATGGCGTGACTCTAGCAAACCTGGAAATACTGGAGAATGCCACTGGTTCAGCAGAAGGCACATTACTAGAAAGGATTGACACATGTTGTACACCTTTTGGGAGGAGACTTCTGAAACAGTGGATCTGTGCACCATTGTGTAATCCTTGTGCTATCAGTGACCGCCTCGATGCAATCGAAGACCTCGTGGCAGAAGCTGCCAAAATGTCTGAAATCCGGGACCTTCTTAAAAAACTCCCGGACCTTGAGAGGcttctgagcaaaattcacagTATTGGATCTTCACTTAAGGACCAGAACCATCCAGACAACAGGGCTGTTATGTATGAGGAAGCCAGGTACAGCAAGAAGAAGATAGTAGACTTCTTGTCTGCATTAGAAGGATTTAAAGTGGTTGTTGAAGTTATCTCAATTTTGGAGGATATTGTTGGTGGTTTTGCATCCAAAACATTACGACAGACAGTGACAGTCAAATCTAAAAACCCAGAAGGCTTTTTCCCAGACTTAAAAGCAGAACTTGCAAAGTGGGATGCTGCCTTTGATCATACTACTGCACGTAAAACTGGTGTGGTTAATCCACAACCTGGGTTTGACTCTGACTATGATAAAGCTTTAGAGGATATAAGTGATGTTGAGGAACGCCTTCGCCAGTATTTGGAAGAGCAGCGCAAACGACTTGGGATCAGAGCCATGATGTATTGGGGAGCAGGCAAGAATCGTTATCAAATGGAAATTGCAGAAACTGCAGTGCCTCGAGACTTACCAGATGAATATGTGTTGAAGTCTAGCAGAAAAGGCTATAAGCGTTACTGGACCAAAGATATAGAGCAGATGCTGACTGATATTGTCAATGCAGAAGATCGAAGAGATGCTGCACAGAAAGCTTGTATGAAAAGGTTGTTCTATGACTTTGATAAAAACAGCAGAGACTGGCAAACGGCAGTAGAATGCATTGCAGTTCTAG ATGTCCTATTGTGCCTCGCTCATCACAGTCAGGGATGTGATGGACCACTGTCCCGACCTGTAATACTGCTGCCAGAAGACAACACCCCACCATTTTTGGAGCTCAAACATTCACGCCACCCTTGCATCACGAAAACATTCTTTGGAGATGACTTCATTCCTAATGATATCTTCATAGGTGTAGAGGATGAAAAGGGAAACTCTGAAAACAAGGCCCCCTGCGTTCTAGTGACTGGGCCGAACATGGGCGGAAAGTCTACACTCATGAGACAG GCTGGCCTGTTGGTAATAATGGCCCAGTTGGGATGTTTTGTACCTGCTGAGTCTTGCAGGCTCACTCCTGTCGACAGAGTGTTCACCAGATTAGGAGCTTCAGACAGAATTATGTCAG GGGAAAGTACATTCTTTGTGGAGCTGAGTGAGACTTCCAGTCTGCTACAGCATGCAACAGAACATTCCTTTGTTCTCATGGATGAACTTG GCAGAGGTACAGCAACATTTGATGGAACTGCCATCGCAAGTGCAGTTGTCAAAGAACTTTCAGAGAGTATTAAATGCCGCACAATGTTTTCAACACACTACCATTCTTTAGTAGAGGATTATTCTCTCAGTCCCTCTGTGCAATTGGGACACATG GCATGTATGGTGGAAAATGAGAGCGAAGATCCTAGTCAAGAAACAATCACTTTCCTCTATAAATTTGTTAAAGGAGCTTGCCCTAAAAGCTATGGTTTTAATGCTGCAAAGCTTGCTAACATTCCAGAAGAAGTTATTCAGAAGGGTCACAAAAAAGCAAAGGAATTTGAGAGAAGTACTGTCTCGTTGAAACTGTTTAG GAACCTTTGCCAGATGGCTGATGCCACACCACCATCCCGAGATGGTCTTAAGAAAGTTCTGCTTCAGGTTTGA
- the MSH6 gene encoding DNA mismatch repair protein Msh6 isoform X1, producing the protein MSRQSSLLNFFPPSRGRKRGGSDAEEEEDMEDLEDARRRSGKAPRSKRGSNRAPPADCDFCEFTPGDLVWAKLEGYPWWPSLVYKHPTEGILFRGRGRASRIHVQFFDDDPSRGWVSIRYIRPYAGSTGRDTQRGGVFYSSKPEIRRAMELADAAMKKDKSERLDLAVCDKPSESEEEEEEDMEQVSDEGDEFSATKEVKHKNKRTAGRQRHHGKTKKRKIMDSDSDNEGSDMEFKPDEASSDENSVGIGDSETSESEINSEKKVKRPIKVPPKHTIKPTQEKEYRLPQKEYPKNDVPETPIREINLSSEILYKLASYAAPECYDYRANINGGGDTPAVWEHDKIEWLQDGKRKDGRRRRQNDPEYDPCTLFVPEDYLRNCTPGMRKWWELKSQNFDCVIFYKVGKFYELYHMDAVVGVNKLGLVFMKGTWAHSGFPEIAFDRFSNILVQKGHKVVRVEQMETPEMMEARCKSMSHPTKFDRVVHREVCRIISKGTQTYSILDGDFSETHNKYLLCVKEKCDDSAGIHRTYGVCFVDTTVGKFYLGQFLDDRHSSRFRTLLAHNTPVQILFERGNPSAETQKIMKSLLPSTVQEGLTAGSQFWNASKTLKTLIEEGYFQDKENSNSGAVLPPVIRSMTAESDSLGLTPGENSELALSALGCCVFYLKKCIIDKEILSMAKFEEYVPVDIDIGKRTKSSSIFAKTNQRMVLDGVTLANLEILENATGSAEGTLLERIDTCCTPFGRRLLKQWICAPLCNPCAISDRLDAIEDLVAEAAKMSEIRDLLKKLPDLERLLSKIHSIGSSLKDQNHPDNRAVMYEEARYSKKKIVDFLSALEGFKVVVEVISILEDIVGGFASKTLRQTVTVKSKNPEGFFPDLKAELAKWDAAFDHTTARKTGVVNPQPGFDSDYDKALEDISDVEERLRQYLEEQRKRLGIRAMMYWGAGKNRYQMEIAETAVPRDLPDEYVLKSSRKGYKRYWTKDIEQMLTDIVNAEDRRDAAQKACMKRLFYDFDKNSRDWQTAVECIAVLDVLLCLAHHSQGCDGPLSRPVILLPEDNTPPFLELKHSRHPCITKTFFGDDFIPNDIFIGVEDEKGNSENKAPCVLVTGPNMGGKSTLMRQAGLLVIMAQLGCFVPAESCRLTPVDRVFTRLGASDRIMSGESTFFVELSETSSLLQHATEHSFVLMDELGRGTATFDGTAIASAVVKELSESIKCRTMFSTHYHSLVEDYSLSPSVQLGHMACMVENESEDPSQETITFLYKFVKGACPKSYGFNAAKLANIPEEVIQKGHKKAKEFERSTVSLKLFRNLCQMADATPPSRDGLKKVLLQV; encoded by the exons ATGTCGCGCCAGAGCAGCCTCCTCAACTTCTTCCCTCCTTCGCGGGGCAGGAAGAGAGGCGGCAGCgacgccgaggaggaggaggacatggAGGACTTGGAGGACGCCCGGCGGCGCTCCGGAAAGGCCCCCCGCAGCAAGCGGGGCAGCAACAGGGCCCCGCCGGCCGACTG TGACTTCTGTGAATTTACACCTGGTGATTTAGTTTGGGCCAAGCTTGAAGGATATCCATGGTGGCCATCTCTTGTGTACAAGCATCCAACAGAAGGAATACTTTTCCGGGGCAGAGGAAGAGCATCTCGCATCCATGTACAATTTTTTGATGATGACCCATCGAGGGGCTGGGTTAGCATTAGATACATAAGACCCTATGCAG GTTCTACAGGCAGAGATACCCAGAGGGGAGGTGTGTTTTACAGTTCAAAGCCTGAGATTAGAAGAGCAATGGAACTGGCGGATGCAGCTatgaaaaaagataaaagtgagCGACTTGATCTGGCAGTGTGTGACAAACCTTCAGaaagtgaggaggaagaagaggaagatatggag CAGGTGAGCGATGAGGGTGATGAATTTTCTGCAACAAAGGAAgtgaaacataaaaataaaaggacaGCTGGACGACAGCGACATCATGGAAAAACCAAGAAGAGAAAGATTATGGATTCAGACAGTGATAATGAAGGTTCAGACATGGAGTTTAAGCCTGATGAAGCCAGCAGTGATGAAAATAGTGTTGGAATAGGTGACAGTGAAACTTCTGAATCTGAGATAAActcagaaaagaaagtaaaacgtCCCATTAAAGTCCCACCTAAACACACCATTAAACCAACACAGGAAAAGGAATACAGACTTCCCCAGAAGGAATATCCTAAAAATGATGTTCCTGAAACTCCCATCAGAGAAATTAATCTTTCCTCTGAGATTCTGTATAAGTTAGCATCTTATGCAGCTCCTGAATGCTATGATTATCGAGCAAACATTAATGGAGGAGGAGATACTCCAGCTGTGTGGGAACATGATAAAATTGAGTGGCTCCAAGATGGTAAGCGGAAAGATGGTCGTAGGAGACGGCAGAATGATCCAGAATATGACCCATGTACTCTTTTTGTGCCAGAGGACTACCTTAGAAACTGTACGCCAGGAATGCGGAAGTGGTGGGAGCTGAAGAGCCAGAACTTTGACTGTGTTATCTTCTATAAGGTTGGAAAATTCTACGAGTTGTACCACATGGATGCTGTTGTTGGGGTTAACAAGCTTGGATTGGTGTTCATGAAAGGCACTTGGGCTCACTCAGGTTTCCCAGAAATCGCCTTTGACAGGTTCTCAAATATCCTAGTCCAGAAAGGTCACAAAGTTGTCCGTGTTGAGCAGATGGAGACTCCAGAGATGATGGAGGCACGCTGTAAATCCATGTCTCACCCAACAAAATTTGATAGAGTTGTGCACCGAGAAGTATGTAGGATAATTTCCAAAGGGACACAAACCTACAGTATTCTGGATGGTGACTTTTCCGAAACTCATAACAAGTACCTTCTTTGTGTGAAAGAAAAATGTGATGATTCTGCTGGCATCCATCGTACCTATGGGGTGTGCTTTGTCGATACAACGGTTGGAAAGTTCTACTTAGGGCAGTTCCTGGATGACCGCCATAGTTCAAGGTTTAGAACTCTTTTGGCTCATAATACTCCTGTTCAGATTCTCTTTGAGCGGGGGAACCCCTCTGCAGAAACACAGAAGATAATGAAAAGCTTACTTCCTTCTACTGTGCAAGAAGGTTTGACTGCTGGTTCTCAGTTCTGGAATGCATCCAAAACGCTAAAAACTCTCATCGAGGAAGGCTACTTCCAGGACAAGGAAAATTCAAATAGTGGAGCGGTTCTTCCTCCAGTAATCCGATCCATGACTGCAGAAAGTGACTCATTAGGACTTACTCCTGGGGAAAACAGTGAGCTTGCTCTATCAGCTCTTGGTTGTTGTGTTTTCTAccttaaaaaatgtattattgaCAAGGAAATTTTATCAATGGCAAAATTTGAAGAATATGTTCCTGTGGACATTGATATTGGAAAAAGAACAAAATCAAGTAGTATCTTTGCTAAAACAAATCAGAGGATGGTGCTGGATGGCGTGACTCTAGCAAACCTGGAAATACTGGAGAATGCCACTGGTTCAGCAGAAGGCACATTACTAGAAAGGATTGACACATGTTGTACACCTTTTGGGAGGAGACTTCTGAAACAGTGGATCTGTGCACCATTGTGTAATCCTTGTGCTATCAGTGACCGCCTCGATGCAATCGAAGACCTCGTGGCAGAAGCTGCCAAAATGTCTGAAATCCGGGACCTTCTTAAAAAACTCCCGGACCTTGAGAGGcttctgagcaaaattcacagTATTGGATCTTCACTTAAGGACCAGAACCATCCAGACAACAGGGCTGTTATGTATGAGGAAGCCAGGTACAGCAAGAAGAAGATAGTAGACTTCTTGTCTGCATTAGAAGGATTTAAAGTGGTTGTTGAAGTTATCTCAATTTTGGAGGATATTGTTGGTGGTTTTGCATCCAAAACATTACGACAGACAGTGACAGTCAAATCTAAAAACCCAGAAGGCTTTTTCCCAGACTTAAAAGCAGAACTTGCAAAGTGGGATGCTGCCTTTGATCATACTACTGCACGTAAAACTGGTGTGGTTAATCCACAACCTGGGTTTGACTCTGACTATGATAAAGCTTTAGAGGATATAAGTGATGTTGAGGAACGCCTTCGCCAGTATTTGGAAGAGCAGCGCAAACGACTTGGGATCAGAGCCATGATGTATTGGGGAGCAGGCAAGAATCGTTATCAAATGGAAATTGCAGAAACTGCAGTGCCTCGAGACTTACCAGATGAATATGTGTTGAAGTCTAGCAGAAAAGGCTATAAGCGTTACTGGACCAAAGATATAGAGCAGATGCTGACTGATATTGTCAATGCAGAAGATCGAAGAGATGCTGCACAGAAAGCTTGTATGAAAAGGTTGTTCTATGACTTTGATAAAAACAGCAGAGACTGGCAAACGGCAGTAGAATGCATTGCAGTTCTAG ATGTCCTATTGTGCCTCGCTCATCACAGTCAGGGATGTGATGGACCACTGTCCCGACCTGTAATACTGCTGCCAGAAGACAACACCCCACCATTTTTGGAGCTCAAACATTCACGCCACCCTTGCATCACGAAAACATTCTTTGGAGATGACTTCATTCCTAATGATATCTTCATAGGTGTAGAGGATGAAAAGGGAAACTCTGAAAACAAGGCCCCCTGCGTTCTAGTGACTGGGCCGAACATGGGCGGAAAGTCTACACTCATGAGACAG GCTGGCCTGTTGGTAATAATGGCCCAGTTGGGATGTTTTGTACCTGCTGAGTCTTGCAGGCTCACTCCTGTCGACAGAGTGTTCACCAGATTAGGAGCTTCAGACAGAATTATGTCAG GGGAAAGTACATTCTTTGTGGAGCTGAGTGAGACTTCCAGTCTGCTACAGCATGCAACAGAACATTCCTTTGTTCTCATGGATGAACTTG GCAGAGGTACAGCAACATTTGATGGAACTGCCATCGCAAGTGCAGTTGTCAAAGAACTTTCAGAGAGTATTAAATGCCGCACAATGTTTTCAACACACTACCATTCTTTAGTAGAGGATTATTCTCTCAGTCCCTCTGTGCAATTGGGACACATG GCATGTATGGTGGAAAATGAGAGCGAAGATCCTAGTCAAGAAACAATCACTTTCCTCTATAAATTTGTTAAAGGAGCTTGCCCTAAAAGCTATGGTTTTAATGCTGCAAAGCTTGCTAACATTCCAGAAGAAGTTATTCAGAAGGGTCACAAAAAAGCAAAGGAATTTGAGAGAAGTACTGTCTCGTTGAAACTGTTTAG GAACCTTTGCCAGATGGCTGATGCCACACCACCATCCCGAGATGGTCTTAAGAAAGTTCTGCTTCAGGTTTGA